One genomic region from Podarcis raffonei isolate rPodRaf1 chromosome 16, rPodRaf1.pri, whole genome shotgun sequence encodes:
- the LOC128403326 gene encoding lysosomal acid glucosylceramidase-like, with amino-acid sequence MRTVGASLFLLFFLLQVVAGDTASSPCAPKRVGPGAMVCVCNATYCDMMGPLSLPPEGTFVKYLSSKAGKRLERSKGKLLANRKRSGLLYSYNPCVHYQCIKGFGGSHTDSSSINILQLSPPAQEHLLRSYFSKDGIEYNLLRLPIGCSDFSTRPYSYDDDCPDDFELKCFSLVQEDTKLKIPLLQRILALSKQPLSLIASPWSSPAWMRVNGKVEGKSKLKGKAGDMYHKTWARYFVRFLDEYARHNITFWAVTPQNEPNSAVLSPSGDFPVNRQTAEEARDFIILDLGPELAASSHKDVLLIMYDDQRSEILDWAKVILGNSSSARYIAGIGIHWYYDTTTLPSLTLDPTHSLFPNYFLLYTESCNGYPPNIVRVDLGSWDRGVKYSQNILENISHHVVGWIDWNLALDMRGGPNFVENFVDSPIIVNAAKDEFYKQPMFYHLAHFSKFIPEGSVRVLLACKSLLGNCQLQTEGFLRPDGVAVVVVLNKCIWKVPFSISDGQLGYIEDVAPANSIQTYLWKTSTTCLGGKGQGTCLLPTR; translated from the exons ATGAGGACTGTGGGGGCCagccttttcctcctcttcttcctccttcaggTGGTCGCAGGTGACACAG CGAGCTCCCCTTGCGCGCCCAAGCGTGTCGGCCCTGGTGCCATGGTGTGTGTCTGCAACGCAACTTACTGCGACATGATGggccccctctccctcccacccgaGGGCACCTTTGTCAAGTATCTGAGCAGCAAGGCTGGCAAGCGCCTGGAGCGAAGCAAAGGGAAGCTTTTGGCAAACAGGAAACGCTCAG GGCTCCTGTATTCCTACAATCCCTGTGTTCACTACCAGTGTATTAAAGGTTTTGGTGGCTCCCACACAGACTCATCCTCAATTAATATCCTGCAGTTGTCTCCACCAGCCCAAGAGCACCTGCTCCGGTCCTACTTCTCCAAAGACG GCATCGAGTACAACCTTTTGCGCTTGCCCATTGGCTGTTCGGACTTCTCCACTCGCCCGTACTCTTACGACGACGACTGCCCCGACGACTTTGAGCTGAAATGTTTCAGCCTAGTGCAGGAGGACACCAAGTTGAAA ATCCCTCTCCTTCAACGCATCCTGGCCTTATCAAAGCAACCCCTCTCCCTTATTGCCAGTCCATGGTCTAGCCCGGCTTGGATGAGAGTCAACGGCAAGGTGGAGGGCAAATCAAAGCTGAAGGGGAAAGCCGGAGACATGTACCACAAAACGTGGGCCCGCTACTTCGTCAG GTTCCTGGATGAATACGCCAGACACAACATCACCTTCTGGGCGGTGACACCCCAGAACGAGCCCAATAGTGCTGTCCTCTCGCCCAGTGGCGACTTCCCCGTCAACCGCCAGACGGCTGAAGAGGCACGAGACTTCATCATCCTAGACCTGGGCCCTGAACTGGCCGCCAGCTCCCACAAAGATGTCCTGCTCATTATGTATGATGACCAGAGGTCCGAAATCCTCGACTGGGCCAAAGTG ATCCTTGGAAACAGCAGTTCCGCCAGGTACATTGCAGGCATTGGAATCCACTGGTACTACGATACCACAACCCTTCCGAGCCTGACTTTGGATCCCACACACTCCCTCTTCCCCAATTACTTCCTGCTCTACACGGAATCTTGTAACGGTTATCCGCCGAATATCGTGAGAGTGGACCTCGGGAGCTGGGACCGGGGCGTCAAGTATAGCCAGAATATCTTGGAG AACATCAGCCACCATGTTGTGGGCTGGATCGACTGGAACTTGGCCCTGGATATGCGCGGGGGACCCAACTTCGTTGAGAACTTTGTGGACAGCCCAATCATCGTGAACGCTGCAAAAGACGAGTTCTACAAGCAACCCATGTTCTACCACTTAGCTCATTTCAG TAAGTTCATCCCGGAAGGCTCCGTCCGAGTCTTGCTGGCTTGCAAGAGCCTCCTGGGCAATTGCCAACTACAGACCGAGGGCTTCTTACGCCCGGATGGTGTGGCAGTGGTGGTTGTGCTTAACAA GTGTATCTGGAAAGTGCCTTTCAGCATCTCAGATGGTCAGCTTGGCTACATTGAGGATGTCGCTCCGGCCAACTCCATCCAGACGTACCTGTGGAAGACTTCCACTACCTGCCTCGGAGGAAAGGGGCAAGGGACATGCCTTCTCCCCACAAGGTGA